The following are from one region of the Stanieria sp. NIES-3757 genome:
- a CDS encoding transcriptional regulator produces MKRLTWKDTKNLLHGIQKLYSLHDLDSFGVNALAIVDQLVPSEFPVFNLNALQSQQISYIFLPGYSGLTPELQEIPRRYWREHPIVQNMPNTLTGAYKISDFINQKELHQLEGLYQQLMSLMGWEDQMVVHLISNQLESSPMPSPANTDMIAISLNRSKRNFTERDRLILNLLSSHLLQAYNNAKRYHQLQQNLAQLYQSLDRAGVIFLNGVGQVQLMTPQAATWLQSYFPNHNGFSQLPEQLHSWVRHQIAQFNTEYDLPSPCLPLHLQQGDRKLTIRLVIDRPGEQYLLLLTQEQVLSLLASLKLIGLSKREAEVLSWVIKGKDNQAIALEMKIRHSTVRKHLENIYSKLNVQSRTEAVTVALEKLGCLHSAPLI; encoded by the coding sequence ATGAAGCGATTGACTTGGAAAGATACTAAAAACCTGCTTCACGGCATTCAAAAACTTTATTCTCTTCATGACTTAGATTCCTTTGGTGTCAACGCACTTGCCATTGTTGACCAACTCGTTCCTAGTGAATTTCCAGTATTCAATCTCAATGCACTTCAGTCACAGCAAATATCTTATATCTTTCTTCCTGGTTATTCTGGTTTAACTCCTGAGCTGCAAGAAATACCTCGTCGCTATTGGAGAGAACACCCAATAGTCCAGAATATGCCAAATACATTGACAGGAGCTTATAAAATCTCAGATTTTATCAACCAGAAGGAATTACATCAATTAGAAGGTCTTTATCAGCAATTAATGAGTTTGATGGGTTGGGAAGATCAAATGGTTGTACATCTAATAAGTAACCAACTTGAGAGTTCACCGATGCCTTCGCCAGCTAATACAGACATGATTGCAATTAGCCTCAATCGCAGTAAGAGAAACTTTACCGAACGCGACCGCCTTATACTAAATTTACTAAGTTCTCATTTATTACAAGCCTATAATAATGCTAAACGCTATCATCAATTACAGCAAAACTTAGCTCAACTGTATCAGTCTCTGGATCGAGCAGGAGTTATTTTTTTGAATGGTGTGGGGCAAGTACAATTAATGACTCCGCAAGCTGCCACATGGTTGCAATCTTATTTCCCGAACCATAATGGTTTTAGTCAACTTCCAGAACAATTGCACTCATGGGTTCGACATCAAATTGCTCAATTCAATACAGAGTATGATCTTCCTTCTCCTTGTTTACCTCTTCATCTGCAACAGGGCGATCGCAAATTAACAATTCGTTTAGTAATTGATCGTCCTGGAGAACAATATTTGTTACTTTTAACTCAAGAGCAAGTGCTATCCTTATTAGCCTCTTTAAAATTGATTGGCTTGAGTAAGCGAGAAGCTGAGGTTTTGTCTTGGGTTATTAAAGGAAAAGATAATCAAGCGATCGCTCTAGAAATGAAAATCCGCCACAGTACGGTACGCAAGCATTTAGAGAATATTTATAGCAAATTGAATGTGCAGAGTCGAACAGAAGCTGTTACCGTAGCACTAGAAAAGTTAGGATGTTTGCATTCAGCACCACTGATTTAA
- a CDS encoding putative transmembrane permease — protein MAIIPKKKNTRNSKIRSPWYFIPTLYFAEGVPYILVNTVSVIIYKNMGIDNAQIAFWTSLLYLPWVLKMLWSPLVDLYSTKRNWIVYTQLAMMCCLILAAFSLQISNFFLISLMFFTVGAFISATHDIAADGFYLLALNIKQQEVFAGIRTVFYRLAVIFGSGFLVFVAGKLQKNWNNASLSWTFCLGISALIFGLIFIYHQFTLPYPPIEKNKPQTNSQKVNQTVPFWEIFIYYFRQPKIGATLAFILFYRFAEAMLLKLTSPFLLDQVEQGGLGLSTEDVGLVYGTFGILALIIGGILGGIVIAKYGLKKTILPLALALHLPDLFYVYMSLAQPPLQIVYLLVAVEQFGYGLGLTAFMVYLMQIAQGKYKTSHYAISTGIMALGMMLPGAVSGYIQQEVGYTVFFVIVCLLAIPGIATVFFLPLTED, from the coding sequence ATGGCTATCATCCCCAAAAAGAAAAATACTCGCAATTCAAAAATTCGTTCTCCCTGGTATTTTATTCCAACTCTTTATTTCGCAGAGGGAGTTCCCTATATTCTCGTCAATACCGTTTCAGTGATCATCTACAAGAATATGGGGATAGACAATGCTCAAATAGCATTTTGGACGAGTCTTTTATATCTGCCTTGGGTACTCAAAATGTTGTGGAGTCCTTTAGTAGATCTTTACTCAACTAAAAGAAATTGGATTGTTTACACACAGTTAGCCATGATGTGTTGCTTAATTTTAGCTGCATTTTCTCTTCAGATATCTAATTTCTTTTTAATCTCGTTGATGTTTTTTACAGTAGGAGCGTTTATTTCTGCTACCCATGATATTGCTGCCGATGGCTTTTATTTATTAGCTTTAAATATTAAACAACAGGAAGTTTTTGCTGGTATTCGTACAGTTTTTTATCGACTTGCTGTTATTTTTGGTTCTGGTTTTTTGGTTTTTGTAGCAGGTAAATTACAAAAAAATTGGAACAATGCTTCTTTGAGTTGGACCTTTTGTTTAGGAATATCTGCTTTAATTTTTGGTCTAATTTTTATTTATCATCAATTTACCTTACCCTATCCTCCTATTGAGAAAAATAAACCACAAACAAATTCTCAAAAGGTTAATCAAACTGTACCATTTTGGGAAATTTTTATCTATTATTTTCGCCAACCAAAGATTGGAGCAACTTTAGCTTTTATCTTATTTTATAGATTTGCCGAAGCAATGTTACTGAAATTAACTTCGCCATTTTTATTAGATCAAGTTGAACAAGGTGGACTGGGATTAAGTACAGAAGATGTTGGTTTAGTTTATGGTACTTTTGGCATTCTTGCCCTAATAATAGGAGGAATTTTAGGGGGAATAGTTATTGCTAAATATGGTTTAAAAAAGACAATCTTACCTCTAGCATTAGCTCTTCATTTACCTGACTTATTTTATGTTTATATGTCTCTGGCTCAACCACCCTTACAAATTGTCTATCTTTTGGTTGCTGTAGAACAATTTGGCTATGGATTAGGTTTAACAGCTTTCATGGTTTATTTAATGCAGATTGCTCAAGGTAAATATAAAACTTCTCACTATGCAATTTCAACGGGAATTATGGCATTAGGAATGATGTTACCAGGCGCGGTGAGTGGATATATTCAGCAAGAAGTTGGTTATACAGTATTTTTTGTGATTGTTTGTTTACTCGCTATTCCAGGCATAGCAACAGTATTTTTCCTTCCTTTAACTGAAGATTAA
- a CDS encoding cobalt ABC transporter ATP-binding protein — MHHNPIIIKNLTYTYPDGTKALKDINLSIEANERVALIGANGSGKSTLQLHLNGIILPQSGSIQVGKWLVDRDNLREIRNFVGLVFQNADNQLFMPTVWEDVAFGPKNRGWRNRELVERVTKAMMMVDIDPEYYGERNTENLSGGEKKRIAIAGVLAMEPQVLVLDEPSAQLDPRSRRQLIELLQNLPLTQLVATHDLDLALELCSRTVVLSQGQIVYDGETERIMSDPDFLVQHSLESPLSYSRPYCLLEDVPMIRIAG; from the coding sequence ATGCATCACAATCCAATTATTATCAAAAATCTTACCTACACTTACCCCGATGGAACTAAAGCGTTAAAAGACATTAACTTGTCTATCGAAGCTAATGAAAGAGTTGCACTCATCGGTGCTAATGGTTCGGGCAAGTCAACTCTACAATTACACCTCAATGGAATTATTCTGCCTCAATCAGGAAGTATCCAAGTAGGAAAATGGTTGGTAGATCGAGATAATTTAAGGGAGATTCGTAATTTTGTGGGATTAGTCTTTCAAAATGCTGATAATCAGCTATTTATGCCTACTGTATGGGAGGATGTTGCCTTTGGCCCTAAAAATCGTGGTTGGCGAAATCGAGAACTTGTAGAGCGAGTCACCAAAGCAATGATGATGGTTGATATTGACCCCGAATATTACGGTGAAAGGAATACAGAAAATTTATCGGGAGGAGAGAAAAAACGAATTGCGATCGCTGGAGTGTTAGCTATGGAACCCCAGGTATTAGTTTTAGACGAACCCTCGGCACAGTTAGATCCGCGTTCTCGTCGTCAATTAATTGAATTATTGCAAAATTTGCCTTTAACTCAATTAGTAGCAACCCACGATCTAGATTTAGCCTTAGAATTATGCTCTCGTACTGTAGTTTTAAGTCAAGGTCAAATTGTCTATGATGGAGAAACAGAGAGGATTATGAGCGATCCTGATTTTTTAGTACAACATTCTCTAGAGTCCCCTTTATCTTATAGTCGTCCTTATTGTTTACTAGAAGATGTACCGATGATTCGGATTGCGGGTTAA
- a CDS encoding cobalt ABC transporter inner membrane protein CbiQ, with product MLLLHLGTFHLDLNSKQVSFWHSLAPRTRLLCTLLMVFAIALTPNGRWWTWAIYGVGVLGLIFFSRVTKKVLLKRIVVEFAFIGVVLLGTLFREGGQVLWSWGVLRITTEGLTVLGSVTLKALLSLLTLNVLTLTTSVPALLNALTALRVPPLLIATLASMYRYISVLIREFQAMRKAAMSRNFTGKSNWQRLIIGNMMGSLFIRTYERGERIYQAMLARGYQGIPILEKVPSGGRRDVLIISLTTVWALLGQAIYLLH from the coding sequence ATGCTACTGTTACATCTAGGGACGTTTCATCTCGATCTTAATAGTAAACAAGTTAGTTTCTGGCATTCTCTAGCTCCCCGTACCCGTCTTTTATGTACACTATTAATGGTCTTTGCGATCGCTTTAACTCCCAACGGACGTTGGTGGACTTGGGCGATTTACGGGGTAGGAGTGTTAGGCTTGATTTTTTTCAGTCGCGTAACTAAAAAAGTCCTGCTCAAGAGAATTGTAGTTGAGTTTGCTTTTATCGGTGTCGTGCTTTTAGGAACCTTATTTCGAGAAGGCGGTCAAGTTCTCTGGTCTTGGGGAGTATTACGAATTACTACAGAAGGGTTAACTGTTTTAGGCAGTGTCACGCTCAAAGCTTTATTGTCGCTACTCACTTTAAACGTTCTGACTCTTACTACTTCAGTTCCAGCCTTACTTAATGCTTTGACTGCTTTACGAGTACCACCACTACTAATTGCCACTTTAGCATCGATGTATCGTTATATTAGCGTTTTAATTAGAGAGTTTCAGGCAATGCGTAAAGCTGCTATGTCTCGCAACTTTACAGGTAAGAGTAACTGGCAACGTCTAATTATTGGCAATATGATGGGATCTTTATTTATTAGGACTTACGAGCGAGGAGAACGAATTTATCAAGCCATGTTAGCGCGGGGTTATCAGGGCATACCCATACTTGAGAAAGTCCCCTCTGGTGGAAGGCGAGATGTATTAATCATTAGTTTAACTACAGTCTGGGCATTGTTGGGACAAGCTATTTATTTACTGCATTGA
- a CDS encoding putative cobalt transport protein — translation MSHKISRSRNLAFVIAGLGSALLIAIFLSPFASSDPDGLDRVSQDLKFEHKATEDAPAKKLPFAQIFDEYALKGVPAGIATPLAGLVGTLATFGLAWGVGKLAIKNSSSPPDEEQPN, via the coding sequence ATGAGTCATAAAATCTCACGCTCGCGTAATCTTGCTTTTGTGATCGCTGGGTTAGGAAGTGCGCTATTGATTGCCATTTTCCTTTCGCCCTTTGCTAGTTCCGATCCAGATGGTTTAGATCGAGTTTCCCAAGATCTAAAGTTTGAACATAAAGCAACGGAAGATGCACCCGCCAAGAAATTGCCTTTTGCCCAAATTTTTGATGAATATGCACTCAAAGGTGTACCAGCAGGAATAGCTACGCCACTAGCAGGTTTGGTTGGAACTTTAGCCACTTTCGGTTTGGCGTGGGGAGTTGGCAAGTTGGCGATCAAAAATTCCTCTTCACCTCCAGATGAAGAACAACCCAATTAA
- a CDS encoding cobalamin (vitamin B12) biosynthesis CbiM protein — MHIPDGFLNLPVSLITWLIAISLIIVALNQVQAKYQERTVPIMGVCAAFIFAAQMINFPIPGGTSGHLLGGALAGILLGPWAGSLVMAVVFIVQAFIFQDGGITVLGANIANMALIGTFSGYYLYRAIRSAIGRNSWRGMAIATVVSAWTSVLIASILCALELAWSKTVPLNLAISAMAFWHLLIGIGEALITLAVVSFIWRTRPDLLYDPPRKTKLSNSRPLIQR; from the coding sequence ATGCATATTCCAGACGGATTTTTAAATCTACCAGTGAGTCTAATTACGTGGCTTATTGCGATCTCTTTAATTATAGTAGCTTTAAATCAAGTGCAAGCAAAATATCAAGAGCGGACAGTTCCCATTATGGGAGTGTGCGCTGCTTTTATCTTTGCAGCACAAATGATTAATTTCCCAATCCCAGGAGGAACTTCTGGTCACTTATTAGGAGGTGCATTAGCAGGAATTTTACTCGGTCCTTGGGCGGGTTCGTTAGTAATGGCTGTAGTGTTTATCGTTCAGGCGTTTATCTTTCAAGATGGCGGGATTACCGTCTTGGGAGCAAATATTGCCAATATGGCACTAATTGGAACTTTTAGCGGTTACTATCTTTATCGGGCAATTCGCTCGGCGATAGGTCGCAATAGTTGGCGCGGAATGGCGATCGCTACAGTTGTAAGTGCTTGGACAAGTGTCTTGATTGCTTCAATTCTTTGTGCGCTAGAATTAGCTTGGTCAAAAACTGTACCTCTAAACTTAGCGATCTCAGCAATGGCGTTTTGGCACTTACTGATCGGAATTGGTGAAGCATTGATCACCTTGGCAGTAGTTAGTTTTATCTGGCGGACTCGACCAGATTTACTCTACGATCCTCCCCGCAAAACCAAATTATCTAATTCACGCCCATTAATACAACGTTAA
- a CDS encoding CsbD-like protein, translating to MGLKDKAEELKDKAQARSERIEGRVQEMMGELDNDPQDKAEGQAKQVNAGAENTLEDIEEKMNKKTD from the coding sequence ATGGGTCTTAAAGATAAAGCTGAAGAACTTAAAGATAAAGCTCAAGCCAGAAGCGAAAGAATTGAAGGCAGAGTTCAAGAAATGATGGGTGAACTTGATAACGATCCCCAAGATAAAGCAGAAGGTCAAGCTAAACAAGTTAATGCGGGAGCAGAAAATACTCTCGAAGATATTGAAGAAAAAATGAATAAAAAAACTGACTAA
- a CDS encoding multi-sensor hybrid histidine kinase codes for MVEIPRTILIVDDAPEDRKLYRRYLLKNCEYSYTILEADLGQQGLELWQQQQPDLVLLDARLPDLDGLAFLAQLRSLVQQTYLPVIMVTGQEHEAIASQAIKAGAQDYLIKEQITPERLSVSIERVIEIVQLRTKLQQRSERERLIAQINRKIHQTLNLEEILQTTVTEVRQFLQSDRVLIFRLQSNGWGEVVTESVAVQWTPLLYTSLSDPCFNENDLESFRQGLVTITSDLHDGSIPPCQVELLTKLQVRANLVVPILVRERLWGMLIVHYCAAPHQWQPLEIELLQELAIQLGIALQQSKPEQQAQNELAERRRIELELRESEERLRSSLKASRMGTWDWNIKTGLIQWSENLETFFGLKHGEFEGTFKMFVDLIHPNDRDHVLATIDHAIATGEDYDIEFRTVSPNGIVRWALSQGKVFYNQAGQPVRMAGNHIDITERQQAAEILRESEERFRQLAENINTVFWIREAFEERVSYVSPAYKRLWGLDPQELYESQQAWVQYIHPDDREAIAIAFREKATTGKFDEEYRIILPDGNIRWIRDRCFPIEDQKGNIYRFTGIAEDLTDAKQRETELRQTEIVLKQTTERLNVALKSAPITLFNQDLELRYTWIYNPTNYRVEDVVGKRDEELASPDTAARLTLLKQQVLETGIGLREEVKVTIKGQTNYYDLTIDPIRDRQNAINGITCAAVDITNLKQSEEALRLSEAEFRIIANASPALIWVCSATGANIYFNERWYEYTGQSLEEPLGFGWVNTIHSDDAKRILPYWQHCCATGEPYEGEVRYRQKDGEYRWHRFRALPQRNNSGAIEKWFGCSVDIHDGKRAEEVIAANEARLRGFVEANVVGILYGDIYGNIYEANDELLKIVGYTREELRAGRLRWIDITPPEHLPLDEQAIAEAQAKGACTPYEKEYIHKDGRKIPILVGYSLVGEAREESVAFILDLSDRKAAEAALKESEERFRQMAETISDIFWMMDVKQKQILYINPAFERIWGRSPEQLYQRLEAGYAYIHPEDRERVVFTLDQALETNGFEIEYRIIRPDGSIRYLHERGFVVPNEQGQLTRLVGVAQDITYRKHAEHEREQLLQREQLARQEAERANRIKDEFLAILSHELRSPLNPILGWAQLLQMSRLNSDQMAEGLATIERNAKLQTQLIDDLLDVAKILRGKLSMKMASVNLAFVIEAAIGTVRTAAMAKSIQLQVELPQVGQIFGDAARLQQIIWNLLSNAIKFTPNHGRVDIQLSLLANQSSTIQVKYAEIIIRDTGKGIKPDFLPYIFESFRQEDASTTRNYGGLGLGLAIVRYLVEAHGGTIWADSKGEGQGATFTVRLPLLVSQPTSHQSEQVLKQELDLTGIRILTVDDEPDARKLLTVLLTQYGAEVLSVASAGEVLANLESFQPDVLVSDIGMPNVNGYSLIEQIRDLSPQQGGQVPAIALTAYAREEDRQQAFTSGYQWHINKPLEPEQLVQAVMSLVPHQDR; via the coding sequence ATGGTTGAAATTCCACGCACTATCTTAATTGTCGATGACGCTCCTGAAGATCGGAAACTCTACAGACGCTACCTGCTGAAAAATTGCGAGTATTCTTACACTATTCTAGAAGCAGATCTGGGACAGCAAGGACTTGAACTGTGGCAACAGCAACAACCAGATCTCGTGTTGCTTGATGCTCGATTGCCTGATTTGGATGGATTAGCGTTTTTGGCTCAATTGCGATCGCTGGTTCAACAGACTTATTTACCTGTAATTATGGTGACAGGACAAGAGCATGAAGCGATCGCCTCTCAAGCAATCAAAGCAGGCGCACAGGATTATCTCATCAAGGAACAAATAACTCCAGAAAGGTTGTCTGTATCGATCGAGCGAGTAATTGAAATAGTGCAGTTACGCACCAAACTACAACAGCGGAGCGAACGTGAGCGATTAATCGCTCAAATTAATCGCAAAATTCATCAAACTTTAAATCTGGAAGAAATTTTACAAACAACGGTAACAGAGGTACGGCAGTTTCTCCAGAGCGATCGCGTGTTGATTTTCCGTTTACAATCAAATGGTTGGGGCGAGGTGGTAACAGAGTCAGTTGCTGTTCAATGGACTCCTCTTCTATATACTTCACTATCCGATCCTTGCTTTAACGAAAATGATCTTGAATCCTTCCGTCAAGGGTTAGTTACAATTACATCAGATCTTCACGACGGTAGTATCCCTCCCTGTCAGGTTGAGTTACTAACAAAGTTGCAGGTGCGAGCAAACTTAGTAGTTCCAATTTTAGTAAGAGAGCGGTTGTGGGGAATGCTGATCGTCCATTACTGTGCTGCCCCCCATCAGTGGCAACCGTTAGAGATTGAGTTGCTCCAAGAATTAGCAATTCAGCTTGGTATTGCGCTCCAACAATCGAAGCCTGAGCAACAGGCACAGAATGAACTGGCAGAGCGTCGACGGATAGAATTAGAACTGCGAGAGAGTGAAGAACGACTGCGATCATCATTGAAAGCCTCGCGTATGGGTACATGGGACTGGAATATTAAAACAGGGCTGATTCAATGGTCAGAGAACTTAGAGACTTTCTTTGGCCTGAAACATGGAGAGTTTGAAGGCACCTTCAAGATGTTTGTCGATCTTATTCACCCTAACGATCGCGACCACGTACTAGCAACCATCGACCATGCGATCGCTACTGGAGAAGACTATGACATTGAGTTTCGGACTGTATCGCCAAATGGTATAGTTCGCTGGGCATTAAGCCAGGGTAAGGTATTTTACAACCAAGCAGGGCAACCAGTACGGATGGCGGGCAATCATATTGATATTACCGAACGCCAACAGGCTGCGGAAATCTTGCGAGAAAGTGAAGAACGGTTTAGGCAGTTAGCAGAAAATATTAATACAGTATTCTGGATCAGAGAAGCGTTTGAAGAGCGAGTCAGTTATGTCAGCCCTGCCTATAAACGGTTATGGGGGCTAGACCCTCAAGAATTGTATGAAAGTCAACAAGCTTGGGTTCAATACATTCATCCTGATGATCGTGAAGCGATCGCAATAGCTTTTCGAGAAAAAGCAACAACTGGAAAGTTTGATGAAGAGTATCGGATTATTCTGCCTGATGGAAACATTCGCTGGATACGCGATCGTTGTTTTCCAATTGAGGATCAGAAAGGGAACATTTATCGCTTTACAGGTATTGCTGAAGATCTTACTGATGCCAAGCAGCGCGAAACTGAGTTAAGACAAACTGAAATTGTACTGAAACAGACTACTGAAAGACTCAATGTTGCCCTTAAGAGTGCGCCTATTACCCTCTTCAACCAAGACTTAGAACTCCGTTACACTTGGATTTATAACCCCACCAACTATAGAGTGGAAGACGTGGTTGGTAAGCGAGATGAAGAGTTAGCCTCTCCAGATACGGCTGCTCGTCTGACTCTCCTAAAACAGCAAGTACTGGAGACTGGTATAGGTTTGCGTGAAGAAGTCAAAGTCACAATTAAGGGACAGACAAATTACTACGATTTGACGATCGACCCGATTCGGGATAGACAAAATGCGATCAATGGCATTACTTGTGCAGCAGTCGATATTACTAATCTAAAACAATCGGAAGAAGCCTTGCGACTCAGTGAAGCTGAATTTCGTATCATTGCTAATGCTTCCCCTGCCCTCATTTGGGTTTGTTCGGCAACAGGCGCAAACATTTATTTCAACGAACGCTGGTATGAATACACTGGGCAAAGTTTGGAAGAGCCTCTAGGCTTTGGTTGGGTAAACACCATTCACTCAGACGATGCAAAAAGGATTTTGCCCTATTGGCAACATTGTTGTGCTACAGGTGAACCTTATGAGGGTGAAGTACGTTACCGCCAGAAAGATGGTGAATATCGTTGGCATCGCTTCCGCGCTTTACCACAACGTAACAATTCGGGTGCCATTGAAAAATGGTTCGGTTGCAGCGTAGATATTCATGACGGGAAACGTGCTGAAGAAGTCATTGCAGCCAACGAAGCGCGACTGCGAGGATTTGTTGAGGCGAATGTAGTTGGCATTCTCTATGGTGATATTTATGGCAACATTTATGAAGCAAACGATGAGCTACTGAAAATCGTTGGCTATACACGAGAAGAATTACGTGCGGGCAGACTCCGCTGGATCGATATCACACCTCCAGAGCATTTACCTTTAGATGAACAAGCGATCGCAGAAGCACAGGCAAAGGGTGCTTGTACCCCTTACGAAAAGGAATACATTCATAAAGATGGTAGAAAAATTCCTATTCTGGTGGGTTATTCTCTAGTGGGAGAAGCAAGGGAAGAGTCAGTGGCATTTATCTTGGATTTGAGCGATCGCAAAGCTGCGGAAGCTGCTCTGAAAGAAAGTGAAGAACGTTTTCGGCAAATGGCAGAAACCATCTCCGATATTTTCTGGATGATGGATGTCAAACAGAAACAAATCCTTTATATCAATCCAGCTTTCGAGCGAATTTGGGGGCGATCGCCTGAGCAACTCTATCAAAGGTTGGAAGCTGGCTATGCTTACATTCATCCAGAGGATCGGGAACGGGTTGTCTTCACTTTAGATCAGGCACTCGAAACCAATGGTTTTGAGATAGAGTATCGCATCATTCGCCCCGATGGTAGCATTCGTTATCTGCATGAGCGAGGTTTTGTTGTGCCGAATGAGCAAGGACAACTGACACGCTTAGTTGGAGTTGCCCAAGATATCACCTATCGCAAACATGCAGAACATGAGCGAGAGCAATTACTACAGCGAGAGCAATTGGCACGGCAGGAAGCCGAACGCGCCAACCGTATCAAAGATGAGTTTTTGGCAATTCTTTCCCACGAACTGCGATCGCCTCTCAACCCGATTTTAGGTTGGGCGCAACTGCTGCAAATGAGCAGACTTAATTCAGATCAAATGGCTGAAGGTTTGGCAACAATCGAACGTAATGCTAAACTTCAAACCCAACTAATTGATGACCTCCTGGATGTTGCCAAGATTCTTCGTGGTAAACTCAGCATGAAGATGGCTTCGGTTAATTTGGCGTTTGTGATTGAGGCAGCGATTGGTACTGTTAGAACAGCAGCTATGGCCAAATCTATTCAGCTACAAGTTGAACTTCCTCAAGTCGGGCAGATATTCGGTGATGCAGCTCGACTCCAGCAAATAATTTGGAATCTGCTGTCTAATGCGATTAAATTTACTCCTAATCATGGACGGGTAGATATTCAGTTGTCTTTGCTCGCTAATCAGTCATCAACGATTCAAGTAAAATATGCAGAAATTATCATCAGAGATACGGGTAAGGGTATTAAACCTGACTTCTTGCCTTACATTTTTGAGTCATTTCGGCAGGAAGATGCTTCTACTACACGTAACTATGGCGGATTGGGATTAGGATTAGCGATCGTCCGTTATCTGGTTGAAGCCCATGGAGGTACAATTTGGGCTGATAGTAAGGGGGAGGGACAAGGCGCAACGTTTACTGTTCGATTACCATTACTTGTTTCTCAACCAACATCGCATCAGTCCGAACAAGTTTTAAAACAGGAACTAGACTTGACTGGAATCCGAATTCTCACTGTTGATGATGAACCTGATGCTCGTAAATTGTTAACCGTCTTATTAACCCAATATGGCGCAGAAGTTTTGAGTGTTGCCTCTGCTGGTGAAGTATTAGCCAATCTGGAATCGTTTCAACCCGATGTATTAGTTAGTGATATTGGTATGCCCAATGTCAATGGCTATAGTTTGATCGAGCAAATTCGTGATTTATCTCCTCAACAAGGGGGGCAAGTTCCTGCGATCGCACTAACTGCCTATGCCAGAGAGGAGGATCGTCAGCAAGCTTTTACGAGTGGCTATCAATGGCATATTAACAAGCCCCTTGAACCAGAGCAATTAGTTCAAGCTGTAATGTCACTGGTACCTCATCAAGATCGATGA